In the Populus trichocarpa isolate Nisqually-1 chromosome 1, P.trichocarpa_v4.1, whole genome shotgun sequence genome, one interval contains:
- the LOC7463882 gene encoding flavonoid 3',5'-hydroxylase 1, with protein MDVDPVLPGKLTLAALLFFISYQFTGSFIRKLLHRYPPGPRGWPIIGAIPLLGDMPHVTLAKMAKKHGPVMYLKMGTRDMVVASNPDAARAFLKTLDLNFSNRPIDGGPTHLAYNAQDMVFADYGPRWKLLRKLSNLHMLGGKALEDWAPVRVTELGHMLRAMCEASRKGDHVVVPEMLTYAMANMIGQIILSRRVFVTKGSESNEFKDMVVELMTSAGFFNIGDFIPSVAWMDLQGIERGMKKLHRRFDVLLTKMIEDHSATSHERKGKPDFLDVLMANQENSDGARLCLTNIKALLLDLFTAGTDTSSSVIEWALAEMLKNQSILKMAQEEMDQVIGRNRRLVESDIPKLPYLQAVCKETFRKHPSTPLNLPRIADQACEVNGYYIPKGARLSVNIWAIGRDPDVWDNPEVFTPERFFTEKYAKINPRGNDFELIPFGAGRRICAGARMGIVLVEYILGTLVHSFDWKLPEDVDLNMDEVFGLALQKAVPLSAMVSPRLEPNAYLA; from the exons ATGGACGTAGACCCAGTCCTCCCTGGGAAACTTACCTTGGCAGCTCTCTTATTCTTTATCAGCTACCAATTTACTGGCTCTTTCATCAGAAAATTGTTGCATCGATACCCCCCGGGACCTCGAGGTTGGCCGATCATTGGTGCAATTCCCCTCCTAGGAGACATGCCTCATGTCACATTAGCCAAAATGGCCAAGAAGCATGGTCCCGTCATGTACCTGAAAATGGGTACTCGTGACATGGTTGTGGCCTCCAACCCAGATGCAGCCCGAGCCTTCCTCAAAACCCTTGACCTAAATTTCTCAAACCGTCCCATAGATGGAGGTCCAACTCACTTAGCTTATAATGCACAAGACATGGTCTTCGCAGATTACGGACCAAGGTGGAAATTGTTGCGCAAATTAAGTAACCTGCACATGCTAGGTGGTAAAGCTCTAGAGGATTGGGCTCCTGTCCGAGTAACCGAGCTAGGTCACATGCTCCGAGCCATGTGCGAGGCTAGCCGAAAAGGAGATCATGTGGTGGTGCCAGAAATGTTGACCTATGCAATGGCAAATATGATAGGACAAATTATACTTAGTCGTCGTGTGTTTGTTACAAAGGGCTCAGAGTCTAATGAGTTCAAGGATATGGTGGTGGAGCTAATGACAAGCGCGGGGTTTTTCAATATTGGAGATTTTATACCGTCTGTTGCTTGGATGGATTTGCAAGGAATTGAACGTGGGATGAAGAAATTACATAGAAGGTTTGATGTGTTACTGACGAAAATGATTGAGGATCATTCGGCAACCAGTCATGAACGCAAGGGAAAGCCGGATTTTCTTGACGTTCTAATGGCCAACCAAGAAAATTCGGATGGTGCGAGGCTTTGTCTTACCAACATTAAGGCTCTTCTCTtg gACTTATTCACAGCTGGTACCGACACCTCCTCGAGCGTAATTGAATGGGCACTTGCCGAGATGTTGAAAAACCAGAGCATCCTTAAAATGGCTCAAGAAGAGATGGATCAAGTCATCGGTCGGAATCGACGGCTAGTTGAATCTGACATACCAAAACTTCCATACCTGCAAGCCGTATGCAAAGAAACATTTCGAAAACACCCATCAACGCCTCTAAACCTCCCCAGGATTGCAGACCAAGCATGTGAAGTGAATGGATATTATATCCCTAAAGGCGCTAGACTCAGTGTTAACATTTGGGCTATAGGGAGGGACCCAGATGTGTGGGATAATCCAGAGGTCTTTACTCCTGAGAGATTCTTTActgaaaaatatgcaaaaattaaTCCACGGGGAAATGATTTTGAGCTAATTCCGTTTGGAGCAGGGAGAAGAATTTGTGCTGGGGCTAGAATGGGAATTGTGCTGGTGGAGTACATTTTAGGCACGTTGGTGCACTCTTTTGATTGGAAATTGCCGGAGGATGTTGATCTCAACATGGACGAGGTCTTCGGCCTTGCATTGCAGAAGGCTGTCCCTCTCTCCGCTATGGTTAGCCCACGCCTAGAACCTAATGCATATCTTGCCTAA
- the LOC7480116 gene encoding calcium-dependent protein kinase 17, whose translation MGNCCSRGGAQDASTNKEENTEGANPTNVRTDAPSTTPPRTAPPSPPPGASPKPAKVAPIGPVLGRPMEDVKSIYSIGKELGRGQFGITHLCTNKVTGEQFACKTIAKRKLVNKEDVEDVRREVQIMHHLTGQPNIVELKGAYEDKHSVHLVMELCAGGELFDRIIAKGHYTERAAASLLRTIVQIIHTCHSMGVIHRDLKPENFLLLNKQENSPLKATDFGLSVFYKSGEVFKDIVGSAYYIAPEVLKRRYGPEADVWSVGVMLFILLSGVPPFWAESEHGIFNAILRGHIDFTSDPWPSISPQAKDLVRKMLTSDPKQRMTAIQVLGHPWIKEDGEAPDTPLDNAVLSRLKQFKAMNNFKKVALRVIAGCLSEEEIMGLKEMFKGMDTDNSGTITLEELKQGLAKQGTKLSEYEAKQLMEAADADGNGIIDYDEFITATMHMNRMDREELLYTAFQHFDKDNSGYITTEELEQALRDFGMHDGRDIKEIISEVDADNDGRINYDEFVAMMRKGNPEANPKKRRDDVFV comes from the exons ATGGGCAACTGTTGCTCCAGAGGTGGTGCCCAGGATGCCTCAACTAATAAGGAAGAAAACACCGAGGGTGCTAATCCCACCAATGTTCGGACAGATGCTCCCTCCACCACCCCACCTAGGACTGCTCCACCTTCACCCCCTCCAGGAGCTTCACCTAAGCCTGCCAAGGTTGCCCCTATTGGACCTGTCTTAGGCCGTCCGATGGAAGATGTAAAATCCATTTACAGCATTGGAAAAGAACTTGGTAGGGGACAATTCGGTATCACACATTTGTGCACTAACAAGGTTACAGGCGAGCAATTCGCGTGCAAAACAATAGCCAAGAGAAAGCTTGTTAATAAAGAGGATGTGGAGGATGTTAGGAGGGAGGTTCAGATTATGCACCATTTAACGGGCCAGCCTAATATTGTGGAACTCAAGGGAGCCTATGAGGATAAACATTCGGTTCATTTGGTGATGGAGTTATGTGCTGGAGGAGAGCTCTTTGATCGCATTATTGCCAAAGGTCATTATACAGAGCGTGCTGCAGCCTCTTTGCTTAGGACCATTGTTCAAATTATCCACACCTGCCATTCTATGGGAGTTATCCATAGGGATCTCAAGCCAGAAAATTTCCTTCTGCTCAACAAACAAGAGAACTCCCCACTCAAGGCTACTGATTTTGGCCTTTCTGTGTTCTACAAGTCAG GAGAAGTATTCAAAGACATTGTTGGAAGTGCATATTACATTGCACCTGAAGTCTTGAAGAGAAGGTATGGGCCAGAAGCTGATGTATGGAGTGTTGGGGTCATGTTGTTTATTCTTCTAAGTGGTGTTCCTCCTTTTTGGGCAG AATCGGAACACGGGATATTCAATGCAATCCTACGTGGCCATATTGATTTTACTAGTGATCCCTGGCCTTCAATTTCACCTCAAGCAAAAGATCTTGTTCGGAAGATGTTAACTTCAGACCCCAAGCAAAGGATGACAGCCATCCAGGTTCTCG gtCATCCATGGATTAAGGAGGATGGAGAAGCTCCTGATACTCCTCTTGACAATGCAGTGTTGAGTAGGCTCAAACAATTCAAAGCAATGAATAACTTCAAGAAAGTTGCTCTAAGG GTCATTGCTGGCTGTCTATCAGAGGAAGAAATCATGGGATTGAAGGAAATGTTTAAGGGCATGGACACCGACAACAGTGGTACTATAACACTTGAAGAGCTGAAACAAGGACTTGCCAAGCAGGGGACAAAGTTGTCTGAATATGAAGCTAAACAACTGATGGAAGCT GCTGATGCAGATGGCAATGGGATAATAGACTATGACGAATTCATCACAGCAACAATGCATATGAACAGAATGGATAGAGAAGAACTTCTTTACACTGCCTTCCAACATTTTGATAAAGATAACAGCGG GTACATTACAACTGAAGAGCTAGAGCAAGCTCTGCGCGACTTTGGCATGCATGATGGAAGGGACATAAAGGAAATTATTTCTGAAGTGGATGCAGATAAT GATGGCCGGATCAACTACGATGAATTTGTGGCAATGATGAGAAAAGGAAACCCTGAAGCCAATCCCAAGAAACGGCGTGATGATGTATTTGTTTGA